The Malus domestica chromosome 06, GDT2T_hap1 genome has a segment encoding these proteins:
- the LOC103437091 gene encoding uncharacterized protein isoform X1 produces MDYDDNDFQSQNLHLAGEGSTNFPPVLQPYALPKFDFDDSLQGHLRFDSLVETEVFLGIENNEPNHWIEDFSRGSSGIEFSSTAAESCSISRRNNVWSEATSSESVEMLLKSVGQEEIIPSETIVEESDACKEPCCLTEQMEPNLNNDDNILSQMGDVTDLGPTLPRVEISENLSGLKDVGVDQLCVDDSQTREGKLLVDGNSNNLEPNDLSGKDSPRVSKGSPSTDGKCKDANQMELDNAVDEHLDEKEDSSASGMQVDDMISVQNIITRSDELSKKDVQHNLKDISEEDPDGHVLRIEAQVNEKVVEKATCYLENPHCSSFEVESVEGGIANQENVVSVEEPSDILQEDSDLHTLGGCSDRECSGADADTNKYETVVLFKVIDTGGDQSELNTHSLSPRACENDTSCAVEVSNKNAEISSSIDPVLKGDSDLHVVDVFSDRECSGVPAETNKCEDTVLLKDTGSGGDIFKLNTNDLSPMVTRGDDRFAGEVTNSNAGISSSPSSPDPKPKLDSGWNSSKENSLESGFQPDSGTLVRTSEASLSVIEENEVSKDESNENREVHCNLTATCSSAEVFSEAHVTGSSKSSLDASGISGEKLNADGLVSLSIVEESSQICDDNKVYGEGDVGDGQDGNLDLSSSEKDSTQLLNESNGKYLELGGSVVKGLGSSSLCGASTDKELVVPTLTNEGDGNEPVTNLFLENSNVASCGTMNGVPLSSGNGVARDIVSNSEVQAAPSSAGGSYCDKKEEIASEMSKDASFSCIVPPPLVETGPVSVSEAEKGVSCDSSGQSLCKTVDQSLPVTDSCNTECRNEPQSAVANEVSKGNTNEREVASVQCESSTKVGDASEAIFFGRQDGSTIKESFEKASANATELSMDSDMLPGPSTLVEMCGGTAKNAMEDTDTSEVSQDKTSAEATMPSINCDASPICEASICSAALPESHARFVAPESGGSSVNPNKNDCGSTKVVETSELSETKHESGDIKGPKNLNAPVSDIVRNGDNHSPKSWNPKENDASKDWRNGTSDVSSFADLPKGDAPNNLQPVPTIIPPRFAEGSIQNSGSGQLDAKISQDLSHGGSLVFDGVARGASKVTPERKTRRASSKATGKQSAKKGSAQARTPMRQLERGDRSSSVSQNQSGIFQLVQPSETKPYGHVDGAIKPFSVLSTSTSSLPDLNTSAPPSVIFQQPFTDLQQVQLRAQIFVYGALIQGIAPEEAYMVSAFGGHDGGRGMWENAWRVSIERLHGQKSALGNPETPLQSRSELRFTGSRAPDQVIKGAFQSKSIPSPLGRPSMKGAPPMGSPMIPISSPLWSISTPVCEGLQYNYQQALNPLHPFQTQSIGNVVGGHNTTWMPQPSFRGPWLTSPESSAAQASTHFSAFPSTEAVQLTPVKETSLPQLPSKKHVSSGSSTQTGGPTSVFAGVSPVFDPKKVSASHGQHSADPKPRKRKKTSASEDHVQVTMQARSQPESALTLADSSSLSTSVAISTPSTIVSKTMPEKLIMSVFPTPSTGRLKKADQDLEQREAFTEATLSKVKEARQQAEEAAAYAATAVSHSQEIWNQLDKQKDSRLIFDGEVKLASAAAAVAAAAAVAKAAAAAANVALNAALQAKLMAEEASVSYNDGNASQSIRMTTPVPILRGEDVTNSSTSILVAAREASRKGVEVASAASKQAENMDAIVKAAELAAEAVSQAGIIVAMGDPLPLSQLVEAGPEGYWKVPQVSSGLVMKSNGMSREQSNLGTVGEDVDSSSRRSKDRQSDKHKAQPTAHEKSPILTEVNKESMDDQLRPGVGTTGFDTASEKGSRGPKGRNVSEIRSRSALITVENDFEKEAGASEESSIKEGSLVEVLKDGAGFGEAWFTAKVLCLQNGKASVCYTELPSDEGKLQEWVALDGEEDKPPKIRIARPVTALGHDGTRKRRRAAMADYTWSVGDKVDAWIQESWWEGVVTEKNKKDETILTVHFPAQGEKSVVKAWHLRPSLIWKDGKWVEWFSVRNDTSFLEGDMPQEKRPKFGSPAVEDKGNDNASKSIDVNDSGKPVDPRLLNLSANEKVFNMGKNTRTENKLDATRTIRTGLQKERSRGVVFGIPKPGKKRKFMEVSKHYVENEGGKINETSDPVKIAKYLMPQGSGSRGLKNTSKIDTREKQVAGSKLKGLRSGKLQSLSGKSAAQKDHLLTDAHTASDGSSEMDHTGKIKDSVNDAEGLSGKHTLSQTSTHRTEGTTDGPMEFSSLAPSSDSSSSKKVSTLTALSRANKGKLAPAGGRLGKIEEGKVFSGNPAKSTAEVVEPRRSNRRIQPTSRLLEGLQSSLIISKIPSVSHDKGHRSQNRNASRGNNNG; encoded by the exons ATGGATTATGATGACAATGATTTTCAAAGCCAGAATCTTCATTTAGCCGGTGAAGGGAGTACTAATTTTCCTCCAGTTTTACAGCCATATGCTCTTCCCAAGTTTGATTTTGACGATAGCCTTCAAGGGCATTTGAGGTTTGATAGTTTGGTTGAAACCGAGGTTTTTCTGGGTATTGAGAATAACGAACCTAATCACTGGATTGAGGATTTCTCTCGTGGGAGTAGTGGGATAGAGTTTAGTTCCACTGCAGCAGAATCTTGCTCTATATCAAGGCGCAACAATGTTTGGTCTGAAGCCACTTCCTCAGAATCTGTTGAAATGCTATTAAAATCTGTTGGGCAGGAAGAAATTATTCCCTCTGAGACAATCGTTGAGGAATCAGATGCCTGTAAGGAACCGTGTTGCTTAACTGAGCAGATGGAGCCTAATTTGAATAATGATGATAACATTCTTTCTCAAATGGGGGATGTTACAGATCTAGGGCCTACATTACCACGGGTGGAGATTTCCGAAAATCTTTCTGGCTTAAAGGATGTAGGAGTAGATCAGCTTTGTGTTGATGATTCACAAACTCGTGAAGGTAAATTATTAGTTGATGGAAATTCAAATAACTTGGAACCAAATGATCTCAGTGGAAAGGACAGCCCACGTGTAAGTAAAGGGAGTCCTTCTACGGATGGGAAATGCAAAGATGCAAATCAGATGGAATTGGACAATGCGGTTGATGAACATCTAGATGAAAAAGAAGATTCCTCTGCTTCAGGAATGCAAGTTGATGATATGATATCTGTGCAGAATATTATTACAAGAAGTGATGAGTTGAGTAAAAAAGATgttcaacataatttaaaagataTCAGTGAAGAGGATCCAGATGGGCATGTGTTGCGCATAGAGGCTCAAGTGAATGAAAAAGTAGTTGAAAAGGCTACCTGTTATCTTGAAAACCCTCATTGTTCATCGTTTGAGGTGGAGTCTGTGGAAGGAGGAATTGCTAATCAGGAAAATGTTGTTAGTGTGGAGGAACCATCGGATATACTGCAAGAGGATTCTGACTTACATACCCTGGGCGGATGCAGTGACAGGGAATGCTCTGGAGCTGATGCTGACACCAACAAATATGAAACTGTGGTCTTGTTTAAAGTCATAGATACTGGTGGGGATCAATCAGAACTAAACACACACAGCTTATCACCTAGGGCGTGTGAAAATGATACTAGCTGCGCAGTTGAGGTTAGCAACAAAAATGCtgaaatttcttcaagtatAGATCCTGTGCTGAAAGGGGATTCTGACTTACATGTAGTGGACGTATTCAGTGACAGGGAGTGCTCTGGGGTTCCTGCTGAAACCAACAAATGTGAAGATACAGTCTTGCTTAAAGACACAGGTAGTGGTGgtgatatttttaaattaaacacaaatgaTTTATCACCAATGGTTACCAGAGGCGATGATAGGTTTGCAGGTGAGGTCACCAACAGCAATGCTGGTATTTCTTCAAGTCCATCAAGTCCAGATCCTAAACCGAAATTGGATTCTGGATGGAATAGCTCCAAGGAGAATTCTTTAGAAAGTGGTTTCCAACCAGATAGTGGGACTTTGGTCAGAACGTCCGAGGCTTCTTTGTCAGTCATTGAGGAAAATGAGGTCTCAAAGGATGAAAGTAATGAAAATAGGGAAGTTCATTGTAATTTGACTGCAACATGTTCTTCAGCTGAAGTATTTAGTGAAGCACATGTAACTGGATCTTCTAAAAGTTCTCTTGATGCTTCTGGAATTTCTGGAGAGAAATTGAATGCTGATGGACTTGTATCACTTTCTATTGTTGAGGAGTCTTCTCAAATATGTGATGATAATAAAGTTTACGGAGAAGGTGATGTTGGTGATGGACAGGATGGTAACCTGGATCTCTCTTCCAGTGAAAAGGATAGTACACAATTGCTCAATGAGTCTAATGGTAAATATTTGGAGCTTGGTGGATCTGTTGTTAAGGGATTGGGGTCCTCATCATTGTGTGGAGCTAGCACAGATAAAGAGCTGGTTGTTCCAACATTAACAAATGAAGGTGATGGTAATGAACCGG TGACCAACCTTTTCTTGGAAAATTCGAACGTGGCTTCTTGTGGCACAATGAATGGTGTTCCCTTGTCTTCTGGAAATGGTGTAGCCAGGGATATTGTTAGCAACTCAGAGGTTCAAGCAGCACCTTCTTCTGCTGGGGGTTCATACTGtgacaaaaaagaagaaatcgcaAGTGAAATGTCCAAGGACGCAAGTTTTTCATGTATAGTGCCACCTCCTTTGGTAGAAACAGGGCCAGTTTCCGTTTCTGAAGCTGAAAAAGGTGTTTCCTGTGATAGTTCTGGACAGTCGTTATGCAAGACGGTTGATCAATCTCTGCCTGTCACAGACAGTTGCAATACAGAGTGCCGAAATGAACCACAAAGTGCAGTCGCTAATGAAGTTAGCAAGGGAAACACAAATGAGAGGGAAGTAGCTTCTGTTCAGTGTGAATCTTCTACAAAAGTGGGTGATGCTAGTGAAGCTATTTTCTTTGGAAGACAGGATGGCTCAACCATAAAAGAGAGTTTTGAAAAGGCATCCGCAAATGCAACAG AACTAAGTATGGATTCTGACATGCTGCCTGGGCCTTCAACATTGGTGGAAATGTGTGGTGGTACTGCTAAAAATGCAATGGAAGACACTGACACTTCTGAAGTATCTCAGGATAAGACTTCTGCGGAGGCTACTATGCCCAGCATTAATT gtgatgcttctccgatttgtGAAGCTTCTATCTGTTCTGCTGCTTTGCCTGAATCTCATGCTAGGTTTGTTGCACCAGAAAGTGGTGGAAGTTCTGTTAATCCGAATAAAAATGATTGTGGTTCAACTAAGGTTGTTGAAACAAGTGAGCTTTCTGAGACTAAACATGAATCAGGTGATATCAAGGGGCCCAAAAATCTGAATGCCCCAGTTTCTGACATTGTTAGGAATGGGGACAATCATTCTCCTAAATCCTGGaatccaaaagaaaatgatgcctCCAAGGATTGGAGAAATGGCACGTCGGACGTGAGTTCATTTGCAGATTTGCCAAAAGGGGATGCTCCCAACAACTTGCAGCCCGTTCCTACTATTATACCTCCTAGA TTTGCAGAGGGGTCTATACAAAATTCTGGTTCAGGCCAGCTGGATGCAAAAATCTCACAAGATCTTTCTCATGGAGGTTCACTAGTATTTGATGGAGTTGCACGAGGTGCTTCTAAGGTTACCCCTGAACGGAAAACAAGGCGAGCATCTAGCAAGGCAACGGGTAAACAGAGCGCTAAGAAGGGAAGTGCACAAGCAAGAACTCCTATGAGACAATTAGAAAGAGGAGACAGATCAAGCAGTGTGTCCCAAAACCAATCTGGAATTTTCCAGCTTGTGCAGCCTAGTGAGACAAAGCCCTATGGACATGTGGATGGTGCTATAAAACCCTTTTCTGTTCTTAGTACTTCCACATCTAGTTTGCCAGATCTGAATACTTCTGCTCCACCATCTGTAATATTTCAACAGCCGTTCACTGACTTGCAGCAAGTGCAATTACGTGCTCAAATCTTTGTTTATGGAGCTTTAAT TCAAGGAATAGCACCTGAAGAAGCTTATATGGTGTCAGCATTTGGGGGACATG ATGGTGGAAGGGGCATGTGGGAGAATGCTTGGCGTGTGTCCATAGAGAGGCTACACGGTCAAAAGTCTGCTCTGGGTAATCCAGAAACTCCTTTGCAATCACGCTCGG AACTGAGGTTTACAGGTTCCAGGGCTCCTGACCAAGTAATTAAAGGTGCATTCCAGAGTAAAAGTATTCCCTCACCTCTTGGTCGACCCAGCATGAAGGGTGCTCCACCAATGGGTAGCCCAATGATACCTATTTCATCACCTCTTTGGAGTATTTCTACCCCTGTTTGCGAGGGCCTGCAATATAATTATCAGCAGGCACTTAATCCATTGCATCCCTTTCAAACACAATCAATAGGGAACGTTGTTGGGGGCCATAATACTACGTGGATGCCTCAGCCCTCCTTTCGGGGTCCCTGGCTTACTTCTCCAGAGTCTTCTGCAGCTCAAGCCAGTACTCATTTTTCAGCATTTCCTAGTACAGAAGCAGTGCAGTTGACTCCTGTAAAAGAAACATCTTTGCCACAATTGCCTAGTAAGAAGCATGTTTCCTCTGGTTCTTCTACTCAGACTGGAGGCCCAACTAGTGTTTTTGCAGGGGTGTCTCCAgtgtttgacccaaaaaaagtGTCGGCATCACATGGCCAGCATTCTGCTGACCCTAAgcctagaaaaagaaaaaagacttCAGCTTCTGAGGATCATGTTCAGGTTACTATGCAAGCTCGATCTCAACCCGAGTCAGCTCTAACACTTGCTGATAGTAGTAGTCTGTCTACATCTGTTGCCATCTCAACCCCAAGTACCATTGTGTCTAAGACCATGCCAGAGAAATTGATTATGTCTGTCTTTCCAACGCCTTCCACTGGTCGCCTCAAAAAAGCAGATCAGGATTTGGAGCAGAGGGAAGCTTTTACAGAGGCGACTCTTAGTAAAGTTAAGGAGGCTAGGCAACAGGCAGAAGAAGCCGCTGCTTATGCTGCTACAGCTGTTAGTCACAGCCAAGAAATATGGAATCAGTTGGATAAGCAAAAAGATTCCAGATTGATATTTGATGGCGAAGTTAAGTTGGCATCTGCTGCTGCAGCTGTAGCTGCCGCGGCTGCTGTTGCAAAGGCAGCAGCTGCAGCTGCCAATGTTGCTTTGAATGCTGCATTACAAGCAAAATTGATGGCTGAAGAAGCCTCGGTTTCATATAATGATGGGAATGCGAGCCAAAGTATAAGAATGACTACTCCTGTGCCCATTTTAAGGGGTGAAGATGTAACTAATAGTTCGACTTCGATCCTTGTTGCTGCTAGggaggcttctagaaagggagTTGAAGTTGCATCTGCAGCCTCAAAGCAAGCTGAAAATATGGATGCCATTGTAAAAGCTGCTGAGTTGGCAGCAGAAGCTGTATCACAAGCTGGAATAATTGTAGCTATGGGTGATCCTTTGCCATTGAGTCAGTTAGTAGAAGCTGGTCCAGAGGGTTATTGGAAAGTACCTCAAGTTTCTTCAGGTCTGGTTATGAAATCAAATGGCATGTCGAGAGAACAGTCAAATTTGGGTACTGTCGGAGAAGATGTTGATTCTTCTTCTAGGCGTTCTAAAGATAGACAATCAGATAAGCACAAAGCACAGCCAACTGCACATGAGAAGTCACCTATTCTGACAGAGGTAAATAAGGAATCAATGGATGATCAACTGAGGCCGGGAGTAGGAACCACAGGGTTTGATACTGCCAGTGAAAAGGGGTCAAGAGGACCGAAAGGTCGCAATGTTTCTGAAATCAGATCAAGGTCTGCTTTGATTACTGTCgagaatgattttgaaaaggaaGCAGGAGCATCTGAAGAAAGCAGCATCAAGGAGGGTTCTCTAGTAGAG gtTCTCAAAGATGGGGCTGGATTTGGAGAAGCCTGGTTTACTGCTAAGGTATTGTGTTTGCAAAATGGAAAAGCTAGTGTGTGTTACACTGAGCTTCCGTCAGATGAAG GGAAACTGCAGGAATGGGTGGCACTTGATGGCGAAGAAGATAAGCCACCAAAGATACGAATTGCCCGCCCTGTTACCGCTTTGGGACATGACGGAACAAGGAAAAGGCGCAGAGCAGCAATGGCAGATTATACTTGGTCTGTTGGAGATAAAGTTGATGCATGGATACAGGAGAG CTGGTGGGAAGGAGTTGTCActgaaaaaaacaagaaagatgaaACTATATTAACGGTCCACTTTCCAG CTCAAGGGGAAAAGTCAGTTGTTAAAGCTTGGCATCTTCGGCCTTCGCTCATTTGGAAGGATGGCAAATGGGTTGAATGGTTTAGTGTACGAAATGACACCTCCTTCCTTGAG GGTGATATGCCCCAGGAAAAGCGACCCAAATTTGGCAGTCCTGCAGTGGAAGACAAGGGGAATGATAACGCGTCAAAAAGCATTGATGTAAATGATTCAGGGAAACCTGTAGACCCAAGGTTACTGAATTTATCTGCAAATGAAAAGGTATTTAATATGGGTAAGAATACCAGAACTGAGAATAAGCTTGATGCAACCAGAACAATTCGGACAGGGTTGCAGAAGGAAAGATCAAGGGGGGTTGTTTTTGGTATCCCCAAGCCtggaaagaagagaaaattcATGGAAGTTAGCAAACATTATGTGGAAAATGAGGGTGGCAAGATTAATGAAACTAGTGATCCGGTGAAAATTGCAAAATACTTGATGCCTCAAGGATCAGGTTCCCGTGGATTGAAAAATACATCCAAAATCGACACGAGGGAAAAACAAGTGGCTGGATCCAAGCTAAAGGGTCTGAGATCTGGAAAGCTGCAAAGTTTATCCGGTAAATCTGCTGCACAGAAGGACCACCTCTTAACAGATGCACACACTGCCTCTGATGGTTCAAGTGAAATGGACCATACAGGAAAGATCAAAGATTCTGTAAACGATGCTGAGGGTTTATCCGGAAAGCATACACTATCACAAACATCTACACATAGAACAGAAGGGACAACAGACGGCCCAATGGAATTTTCTTCATTAGCTCCATCATCTGATTCTTCTTCATCCAAGAAAGTCTCCACTTTAACTGCTCTATCTCGGGCAAACAAAGGAAAACTTGCACCTGCTGGTGGAAGGTTGGGTAAAATTGAGGAGGGCAAAGTGTTTAGTGGAAATCCGGCAAAGTCGACTGCTGAAGTTGTTGAGCCTCGTAGATCAAATCGCAGAATTCAACCTACATCAAGA CTACTAGAAGGACTACAAAGCTCGTTGATCATCTCAAAGATTCCTTCAGTTTCACATGACAAGGGCCACAGAAGTCAGAACCGGAATGCCTCTAGAG GGAATAACAATGGTTGA